One stretch of Caloenas nicobarica isolate bCalNic1 chromosome 2, bCalNic1.hap1, whole genome shotgun sequence DNA includes these proteins:
- the CMTM8 gene encoding CKLF-like MARVEL transmembrane domain-containing protein 8 isoform X2, with the protein MEPPVPPPQEQPPRPRSHTVTTTSSSFTANLSASSSTLAYDREFLRTLPGLLMVTEIVLGLLVWTLIAGTEYFLYPAFGWVMFVAVFYWVLTVFFLIIYMTMTYTRIPQVPWTTGLCFNGSAFLLYLIAAIVDASSVTKELDSHNYNSWAASSFFAFVVTSCYAGNTYFSFISWQSRTLQ; encoded by the exons ATGGAgccgccggtgccgccgcctCAGGAGCAGCCACCGCGCCCTCGCTCCCACACGGTgaccaccaccagcagctccttcacCGCCAACCTGTCGgccagctccagcaccctcGCCTACGACAGGGAGTTCCTGCGGACCCTCCCCGGGCTCCTCATGGTGACCGAGATC GTATTGGGGCTGCTGGTGTGGACGCTGATTGCTGGAACAGAATACTTTCTATATCCAGCCTTTGGCTGGGTGATGTTTGTAGCTGTGTTTTACTGGGTTCTCACCGTCTTCTTCCTGATCATCTACATGACAATGACCTACACCAGGATCCCCCAGGTGCCATGGACCACG GGTCTGTGTTTTAATGGAAGTGCCTTCCTTTTGTACCTCATTGCTGCCATTGTAGATGCATCTTCAGTTACCAAAGAGCTGGACAGTCACAATTACAACAGCTGGGCAGCTTCTTCA TTCTTTGCCTTCGTGGTTACCTCCTGCTATGCTGGAAATACGTATTTTAGCTTTATATCTTGGCAATCACGAACtttgcagtaa
- the CMTM8 gene encoding CKLF-like MARVEL transmembrane domain-containing protein 8 isoform X1, with amino-acid sequence MEPPVPPPQEQPPRPRSHTVTTTSSSFTANLSASSSTLAYDREFLRTLPGLLMVTEIVLGLLVWTLIAGTEYFLYPAFGWVMFVAVFYWVLTVFFLIIYMTMTYTRIPQVPWTTVGLCFNGSAFLLYLIAAIVDASSVTKELDSHNYNSWAASSFFAFVVTSCYAGNTYFSFISWQSRTLQ; translated from the exons ATGGAgccgccggtgccgccgcctCAGGAGCAGCCACCGCGCCCTCGCTCCCACACGGTgaccaccaccagcagctccttcacCGCCAACCTGTCGgccagctccagcaccctcGCCTACGACAGGGAGTTCCTGCGGACCCTCCCCGGGCTCCTCATGGTGACCGAGATC GTATTGGGGCTGCTGGTGTGGACGCTGATTGCTGGAACAGAATACTTTCTATATCCAGCCTTTGGCTGGGTGATGTTTGTAGCTGTGTTTTACTGGGTTCTCACCGTCTTCTTCCTGATCATCTACATGACAATGACCTACACCAGGATCCCCCAGGTGCCATGGACCACGGTG GGTCTGTGTTTTAATGGAAGTGCCTTCCTTTTGTACCTCATTGCTGCCATTGTAGATGCATCTTCAGTTACCAAAGAGCTGGACAGTCACAATTACAACAGCTGGGCAGCTTCTTCA TTCTTTGCCTTCGTGGTTACCTCCTGCTATGCTGGAAATACGTATTTTAGCTTTATATCTTGGCAATCACGAACtttgcagtaa
- the CMTM8 gene encoding CKLF-like MARVEL transmembrane domain-containing protein 8 isoform X3 has protein sequence MEPPVPPPQEQPPRPRSHTVTTTSSSFTANLSASSSTLAYDREFLRTLPGLLMVTEIVLGLLVWTLIAGTEYFLYPAFGWVMFVAVFYWVLTVFFLIIYMTMTYTRIPQGLCFNGSAFLLYLIAAIVDASSVTKELDSHNYNSWAASSFFAFVVTSCYAGNTYFSFISWQSRTLQ, from the exons ATGGAgccgccggtgccgccgcctCAGGAGCAGCCACCGCGCCCTCGCTCCCACACGGTgaccaccaccagcagctccttcacCGCCAACCTGTCGgccagctccagcaccctcGCCTACGACAGGGAGTTCCTGCGGACCCTCCCCGGGCTCCTCATGGTGACCGAGATC GTATTGGGGCTGCTGGTGTGGACGCTGATTGCTGGAACAGAATACTTTCTATATCCAGCCTTTGGCTGGGTGATGTTTGTAGCTGTGTTTTACTGGGTTCTCACCGTCTTCTTCCTGATCATCTACATGACAATGACCTACACCAGGATCCCCCAG GGTCTGTGTTTTAATGGAAGTGCCTTCCTTTTGTACCTCATTGCTGCCATTGTAGATGCATCTTCAGTTACCAAAGAGCTGGACAGTCACAATTACAACAGCTGGGCAGCTTCTTCA TTCTTTGCCTTCGTGGTTACCTCCTGCTATGCTGGAAATACGTATTTTAGCTTTATATCTTGGCAATCACGAACtttgcagtaa